Proteins encoded together in one Entelurus aequoreus isolate RoL-2023_Sb linkage group LG20, RoL_Eaeq_v1.1, whole genome shotgun sequence window:
- the clk2a gene encoding dual specificity protein kinase CLK2 isoform X3, which yields MFDWFDYHGHMCLSFELLALSTFDFLKENNYLPYSIGQVRHMAYQICLAVKFMHDNKLTHTDLKPENILFVNSDFTMSYNVEKKREERTVKSTAVRIVDFGSATFDHEHHSTIVSTRHYRAPEVILEMGWGHPCDVWSIGCILFEYYLGFTLFQTHDNREHLSMMERILGPVPSRMIRKTRKQKYFYRGRLDWDEGSSAGKYVRENCKPLRRYLLSEAEEHHQLFDIIESMLEYEPSKRLALADSIKHPFFDCGGACEATGSKSWEGNRDISR from the exons ATGTTCGACTGGTTTGACtaccatggtcacatgtgtctcTCCTTTGAGCTGCTAGCTCTCAGCACCTTCGATTTCCTCAAAGAAAACAACTACCTGCCCTACTCCATCGGTCAAGTCCGACACATGGCCTACCAAATCTGTCTTGCTGTGAAGT TTATGCATGACAATAAGCTGACACACACCGACCTAAAGCCTGAGAACATCCTGTTTGTCAACTCGGATTTCACTATGTCTTACAATGTTGAAAAG AAGCGAGAAGAGAGGACAGTTAAGAGCACGGCAGTACGCATAGTAGACTTCGGCAGTGCAACTTTTGACCATGAGCATCACAGCACGATCGTGTCCACCCGGCATTACCGTGCCCCTGAGGTCATATTGG AAATGGGCTGGGGCCATCCATGTGACGTGTGGAGCATTGGCTGCATCCTATTTGAATACTACCTGGGCTTCACCTTGTTTCAG ACTCATGACAACAGGGAGCATTTGTCCATGATGGAGAGAATCCTTGGACCTGTGCCATCCAGAATGATCCGTAAGACAAG AAAGCAGAAGTATTTCTACCGGGGCCGTCTGGACTGGGACGAGGGCTCCTCAGCTGGCAAATATGTGCGGGAAAACTGCAAACCTCTGAGG CGATACTTGCTGTCGGAGGCGGAGGAGCACCATCAGTTGTTTGACATCATCGAAAGCATGTTGGAGTACGAGCCCTCAAAGAGGCTGGCGCTGGCCGACTCCATCAAGCACCCTTTTTTTGACTGCGGGGGGGCTTGTGAGGCAACAGGCAGCAAGAGCTGGGAGGGGAACCGGGACATCAGCCGGTGA
- the clk2a gene encoding dual specificity protein kinase CLK2 isoform X2, whose protein sequence is MQCIDHRRGGTNVALKIIKNVEKYKEAARLEINVLEKINEKDPDNKFLCVQMFDWFDYHGHMCLSFELLALSTFDFLKENNYLPYSIGQVRHMAYQICLAVKFMHDNKLTHTDLKPENILFVNSDFTMSYNVEKKREERTVKSTAVRIVDFGSATFDHEHHSTIVSTRHYRAPEVILEMGWGHPCDVWSIGCILFEYYLGFTLFQTHDNREHLSMMERILGPVPSRMIRKTRKQKYFYRGRLDWDEGSSAGKYVRENCKPLRRYLLSEAEEHHQLFDIIESMLEYEPSKRLALADSIKHPFFDCGGACEATGSKSWEGNRDISR, encoded by the exons ATGCAGTGTATCGACCATCGCAG gggTGGCACCAACGTTGCCCTGAAAATTATCAAGAATGTGGAGAAGTACAAAGAAGCAGCCCGCCTTGAGATCAACGTACTTGAAAAGATCAACGAGAAGGATCCTGACAACAAATT CCTGTGTGTGCAGATGTTCGACTGGTTTGACtaccatggtcacatgtgtctcTCCTTTGAGCTGCTAGCTCTCAGCACCTTCGATTTCCTCAAAGAAAACAACTACCTGCCCTACTCCATCGGTCAAGTCCGACACATGGCCTACCAAATCTGTCTTGCTGTGAAGT TTATGCATGACAATAAGCTGACACACACCGACCTAAAGCCTGAGAACATCCTGTTTGTCAACTCGGATTTCACTATGTCTTACAATGTTGAAAAG AAGCGAGAAGAGAGGACAGTTAAGAGCACGGCAGTACGCATAGTAGACTTCGGCAGTGCAACTTTTGACCATGAGCATCACAGCACGATCGTGTCCACCCGGCATTACCGTGCCCCTGAGGTCATATTGG AAATGGGCTGGGGCCATCCATGTGACGTGTGGAGCATTGGCTGCATCCTATTTGAATACTACCTGGGCTTCACCTTGTTTCAG ACTCATGACAACAGGGAGCATTTGTCCATGATGGAGAGAATCCTTGGACCTGTGCCATCCAGAATGATCCGTAAGACAAG AAAGCAGAAGTATTTCTACCGGGGCCGTCTGGACTGGGACGAGGGCTCCTCAGCTGGCAAATATGTGCGGGAAAACTGCAAACCTCTGAGG CGATACTTGCTGTCGGAGGCGGAGGAGCACCATCAGTTGTTTGACATCATCGAAAGCATGTTGGAGTACGAGCCCTCAAAGAGGCTGGCGCTGGCCGACTCCATCAAGCACCCTTTTTTTGACTGCGGGGGGGCTTGTGAGGCAACAGGCAGCAAGAGCTGGGAGGGGAACCGGGACATCAGCCGGTGA
- the clk2a gene encoding dual specificity protein kinase CLK2 isoform X1 produces MPYTRRYTSSDRESRSSYHDRYRDKDRDRGRRQRHRRSPTYSSSSDRDRDRDRHGRAQRQDTSFVRSRSRSFDNRSTERRPFDRRYYEGYRRLDQSRDGDRDREPRGTAECYYPRDFSPSMYDYRRSRERDRERDESYRRKGSRRKHKRRRRRTRSYSPSSSRSNSRTRALSVRDDEEGHLICRSGDVLQERYEIVSTLGEGTFGRVMQCIDHRRGGTNVALKIIKNVEKYKEAARLEINVLEKINEKDPDNKFLCVQMFDWFDYHGHMCLSFELLALSTFDFLKENNYLPYSIGQVRHMAYQICLAVKFMHDNKLTHTDLKPENILFVNSDFTMSYNVEKKREERTVKSTAVRIVDFGSATFDHEHHSTIVSTRHYRAPEVILEMGWGHPCDVWSIGCILFEYYLGFTLFQTHDNREHLSMMERILGPVPSRMIRKTRKQKYFYRGRLDWDEGSSAGKYVRENCKPLRRYLLSEAEEHHQLFDIIESMLEYEPSKRLALADSIKHPFFDCGGACEATGSKSWEGNRDISR; encoded by the exons atgcCTTACACAAGACGGTACACATCCTCAGACAGAGAGAGTCGCAGCAGCTACCATGATCGTTACAGAGACAAAGATCGAGATAGAGGACGAAGACAAAGACACAGAAGATCACCCACATATTCTTCGAGCAGTGACAGAGACCGAGATCGAGACCGGCATGGACGGGCTCAGAGACAAGATACAAGTTTTGTACGCTCAAGGAG TCGGAGCTTTGACAATCGCTCAACAGAGCGCCGGCCATTTGATCGAAGATACTACGAGGGATACAGAAGATTGGATCAGAGCCGAGATGGTGACAGAGACAGGGAGCCACGTGGAACAGCAGAATGTTACTATCCACGAGACTTCTCCCCAAGCATGTATGACTACCGACGCAGCCGAGAAAGAGATCGTGAGCGAGATGAGTCATACCGACGAAAGGGCAGCAGGCGTAAGCACAAACGAAGGCGGCGTAGAACCAGGTCCTATAGCCCATCCTCCTCG CGGAGCAACAGCCGGACGCGGGCACTGAGTGTGAGGGACGACGAGGAAGGGCACCTGATCTGTCGGAGTGGGGACGTCCTGCAAGAGAGAT ATGAGATTGTCAGCACTTTGGGGGAAGGCACCTTTGGGAGGGTGATGCAGTGTATCGACCATCGCAG gggTGGCACCAACGTTGCCCTGAAAATTATCAAGAATGTGGAGAAGTACAAAGAAGCAGCCCGCCTTGAGATCAACGTACTTGAAAAGATCAACGAGAAGGATCCTGACAACAAATT CCTGTGTGTGCAGATGTTCGACTGGTTTGACtaccatggtcacatgtgtctcTCCTTTGAGCTGCTAGCTCTCAGCACCTTCGATTTCCTCAAAGAAAACAACTACCTGCCCTACTCCATCGGTCAAGTCCGACACATGGCCTACCAAATCTGTCTTGCTGTGAAGT TTATGCATGACAATAAGCTGACACACACCGACCTAAAGCCTGAGAACATCCTGTTTGTCAACTCGGATTTCACTATGTCTTACAATGTTGAAAAG AAGCGAGAAGAGAGGACAGTTAAGAGCACGGCAGTACGCATAGTAGACTTCGGCAGTGCAACTTTTGACCATGAGCATCACAGCACGATCGTGTCCACCCGGCATTACCGTGCCCCTGAGGTCATATTGG AAATGGGCTGGGGCCATCCATGTGACGTGTGGAGCATTGGCTGCATCCTATTTGAATACTACCTGGGCTTCACCTTGTTTCAG ACTCATGACAACAGGGAGCATTTGTCCATGATGGAGAGAATCCTTGGACCTGTGCCATCCAGAATGATCCGTAAGACAAG AAAGCAGAAGTATTTCTACCGGGGCCGTCTGGACTGGGACGAGGGCTCCTCAGCTGGCAAATATGTGCGGGAAAACTGCAAACCTCTGAGG CGATACTTGCTGTCGGAGGCGGAGGAGCACCATCAGTTGTTTGACATCATCGAAAGCATGTTGGAGTACGAGCCCTCAAAGAGGCTGGCGCTGGCCGACTCCATCAAGCACCCTTTTTTTGACTGCGGGGGGGCTTGTGAGGCAACAGGCAGCAAGAGCTGGGAGGGGAACCGGGACATCAGCCGGTGA